Proteins from a single region of Hermetia illucens chromosome 3, iHerIll2.2.curated.20191125, whole genome shotgun sequence:
- the LOC119652147 gene encoding odorant receptor 59a-like yields MFYLTCGMYIVAVVLGELGALLSHEKKMMLPAWYPFDWQHSTWKYFIVHLHQSVALILYVLQNVSNDTFPAIYMLVLKSHVKTLNIRIRRLGLDTTESSQVTCAELIQCIQDQQMLVEYFHTVRKATSAAIFLQFFVTGMEACIIAVCVFFVENNLFETIFFAEYFLCVILEIFLYCYFGEQLASESDRMTEAIYSCNWMGQDRRFKQNLIIFMQSTQTNMTIIAGGIFKVNLSTFVTVLKSPYSLFAVLTSRT; encoded by the exons ATGTTTTATTTGACGTGTGGCATGTACATCGTGGCAGTTGTTTTAGGCGAACTCGGGGCTCTCCTATCacatgaaaagaaaatgatgCTTCCCGCCTGGTATCCTTTTGATTGGCAGCACTCTACctggaaatattttattgtccACCTGCACCAAAGTGTAGCTCTCATATTATATGTATTGCAGAATGTTTCCAATGATACTTTTCCTGCCATTTACATGCTTGTACTCAAAAGTCATGTGAAAACTCTTAACATTCGTATCAGGAGGTTGGGCCTGGACACAACTGAGTCCTCACAAGTCACCTGTGCAGAATTGATTCAGTGTATTCAGGACCAACAAATGCTAGTGGA GTATTTCCACACGGTCCGCAAAGCCACTTCAGCTGcaattttccttcagtttttcgTCACTGGGATGGAAGCATGCATCATTGCTGTTTGTGTATTTTTTGTCGAAAATAACTTATTTGAAACAATATTTTTCGCAGAATACTTTTTATGCGTAATCCTAGAAATATTCCTTTACTGTTAttttggagagcaacttgcgaGCGAAAGCGATCGGATGACTGAAGCTATTTATTCATGCAATTGGATGGGACAGGACAGAAGGTTCAAACAGAATTTGATAATATTCATGCAATCAACTCAAACAAATATGACCATCATTGCTGGTGGAATTTTCAAAGTGAATTTGTCAACCTTTGTCACG GTTCTGAAAAGCCCATATTCGCTGTTCGCAGTATTGACGAGTAGGACGTGA